A genome region from Anopheles stephensi strain Indian chromosome 2, UCI_ANSTEP_V1.0, whole genome shotgun sequence includes the following:
- the LOC118507994 gene encoding putative odorant-binding protein A10 yields the protein MQKVSSRNSGSICCWLVGLCLVVVIVMVQLAGFTHAEATTARTQVSDEALDKALSDKRYLMRQLKCALGEVPCDPVGKRLKSLAPFVLRGACPQCTPVEMNQIKKTLAHLQRNFPSEWNKLVQTYAG from the exons ATGCAAAAG GTCAGCAGTCGCAACTCCGGCAGCATATGCTGTTGGCTCGTCGGGCTCTGCCTGGTGGTGGTCATCGTGATGGTCCAGCTGGCCGGTTTTACCCACGCCGAGGCGACCACCGCCCGGACGCAGGTTTCGGACGAAGCGCTCGACAAAGCCCTCAGCGACAAGCGGTACCTGATGCGCCAGCTAAAGTGTGCCCTCGGCGAGGTACCGTGCGATCCGGTGGGAAAGCGCCTCAAGA GTTTAGCGCCGTTCGTTCTTCGCGGTGCCTGTCCCCAGTGTACGCCGGTCGAGATGAACCAGATCAAAAAGACGCTGGCCCATTTGCAGCGAAATTTCCCCTCGGAATGGAACAAGCTGGTGCAAACGTATGCCGGCTAG